From one Nonomuraea polychroma genomic stretch:
- a CDS encoding SDR family oxidoreductase encodes MSDAYDRVAIITGADSGIGKATAVALAEQGFDVGITYHSDRAGAEETAGLVRGLGRAPAVRRHDLTDPERAAAVVDELAEELGGVGVLVNNAGTGTAEPLLETSYERWRSVLAVDLDGAFLCAQRAARRMVASGRGGRIVNVTSVHEEYPRVGAGPYCAAKGGLRLFSRVLALELAEYGITVNTVAPGEIATPMTGQEDVPPQPGSRPGYPISRPGDAREVAAVIAFLAGTAASYVTGATVYVDGGLGLMGPQAAGALGSGDWRTG; translated from the coding sequence ATGAGCGACGCCTACGATCGGGTGGCGATCATCACCGGAGCCGATTCGGGCATCGGCAAGGCCACTGCCGTGGCGCTGGCCGAGCAGGGCTTCGACGTCGGCATCACCTACCACAGCGATCGCGCGGGCGCGGAGGAGACGGCCGGGCTGGTACGCGGGCTCGGCAGGGCCCCGGCCGTGCGCCGGCATGATCTGACCGATCCCGAACGGGCCGCGGCGGTCGTCGACGAGCTGGCCGAAGAGCTGGGCGGGGTCGGCGTACTGGTCAACAACGCGGGCACCGGCACCGCCGAGCCGCTGCTGGAGACGAGCTATGAGCGCTGGCGGTCGGTCCTGGCGGTGGATCTCGACGGCGCCTTCCTCTGCGCGCAGCGGGCCGCGAGGCGCATGGTCGCCTCCGGCCGGGGCGGCCGCATCGTCAACGTCACCAGCGTTCACGAGGAGTATCCGCGGGTGGGCGCGGGCCCGTACTGCGCGGCCAAAGGCGGGCTACGCCTGTTCAGCCGCGTCCTGGCCCTGGAGCTGGCCGAGTACGGCATCACCGTGAACACCGTGGCGCCCGGCGAGATCGCCACCCCGATGACCGGGCAGGAGGACGTGCCGCCGCAACCGGGCAGCCGGCCGGGGTACCCGATCTCCCGGCCGGGCGACGCCCGGGAGGTCGCCGCGGTCATCGCCTTCCTCGCCGGTACCGCCGCCTCGTACGTCACGGGCGCGACCGTCTACGTCGACGGCGGCCTGGGGCTGATGGGCCCGCAGGCCGCCGGGGCGCTCGGCTCGGGCGACTGGCGTACCGGATAG
- a CDS encoding FAD-binding dehydrogenase produces MNADVIVVGAGLAGLVATCELAERGKKVLLLDQENAANLGGQAHWSFGGLFLVNSPEQRRLGVRDSFELAWSDWQGSAGFDRLEDEDCWAVQWARAYVEFASGEKRAWLDRLGVRLLPTVGWAERGGLRADGHGNSVPRFHVAWGTGPGVLEPFVRRVRQAAAEGLVTFRHRHRVDELVVSGGAVQGVRGTLLAADDSPRGVPSSREPVGEFELTAPAVIVTSGGIGGDHDLVRRHWPERLGPAPESMLTGVPAHVDGRMLEITAHAGARLVNRDRMWHYTEGVRNWDPIWPGHGIRILPGPSSLWLDARGRRLPDPCLPGYDTTSTLRHLRSTGHDHSWFVLTQKIIEKEFALSGSEQNPDITRKDRRAFLKERLVGKGAPAPVEAFKRHGADFVVASTVEELVAAMNELTKEPLLDPVLVRRQIVARDLQLANPYSKDAQIQGIRNARRYVGDRLGRVATPHRILDPAAGPLIGVMLHVLTRKTLGGIQTDLDSRALGRDGRPVEGLFAAGEVAGFGGGGVHGYNALEGTFLGGCLFSGRQAGRAAAG; encoded by the coding sequence ATGAACGCTGACGTCATCGTCGTCGGAGCGGGCCTGGCCGGGCTGGTGGCCACCTGCGAGCTTGCCGAGAGAGGCAAGAAGGTCCTCCTGCTCGACCAGGAGAACGCGGCCAACCTCGGCGGCCAGGCCCACTGGTCCTTCGGCGGCCTGTTCCTGGTGAACTCGCCGGAGCAGCGGCGGCTCGGCGTACGCGACTCCTTCGAGCTGGCCTGGAGCGACTGGCAGGGCAGCGCCGGGTTCGACCGGCTCGAGGACGAGGACTGCTGGGCGGTCCAGTGGGCGCGGGCGTATGTGGAGTTCGCCTCCGGGGAGAAGCGGGCCTGGCTCGACCGCCTCGGCGTCAGGCTGCTGCCCACCGTCGGATGGGCCGAACGCGGGGGCCTGCGCGCGGACGGTCACGGCAACTCCGTGCCGCGTTTCCATGTCGCGTGGGGGACCGGGCCGGGCGTGCTGGAGCCGTTCGTGCGCCGGGTCCGGCAGGCCGCCGCGGAGGGGCTGGTCACCTTCCGCCACCGCCACCGCGTCGACGAGCTCGTCGTGTCCGGCGGCGCCGTCCAGGGTGTGCGCGGCACTCTGCTGGCCGCTGACGACTCGCCGCGCGGTGTCCCGTCCAGCCGCGAGCCGGTCGGCGAGTTCGAGCTCACCGCCCCCGCCGTGATCGTCACGAGCGGCGGGATCGGCGGCGACCACGACCTGGTACGCCGCCACTGGCCCGAGCGGCTCGGCCCCGCGCCGGAGAGCATGCTCACGGGCGTCCCCGCCCACGTCGACGGGCGCATGCTGGAGATCACCGCCCACGCCGGGGCGCGGCTGGTCAACCGCGACCGCATGTGGCACTACACCGAGGGCGTCCGCAACTGGGATCCGATCTGGCCCGGGCACGGCATCCGGATCCTGCCCGGCCCCTCCTCCCTGTGGCTGGACGCCCGGGGCCGGCGGCTGCCCGACCCGTGCCTGCCTGGCTACGACACGACGAGCACGCTGCGGCACCTGCGGAGCACCGGGCACGACCACTCGTGGTTCGTGCTCACCCAGAAGATCATCGAGAAGGAGTTCGCGTTGTCGGGTTCGGAGCAGAACCCCGACATCACCCGGAAGGACCGGCGGGCCTTCCTCAAGGAGCGGCTGGTCGGCAAGGGCGCGCCCGCCCCGGTGGAGGCCTTCAAGCGGCACGGCGCGGACTTCGTCGTCGCCTCCACCGTGGAGGAGCTGGTGGCCGCGATGAACGAGCTGACCAAGGAGCCGTTGCTGGACCCCGTCCTCGTACGCCGCCAGATCGTGGCACGCGACCTGCAACTGGCGAACCCGTACAGCAAGGACGCCCAGATCCAGGGCATCCGCAACGCCCGCCGCTACGTCGGCGACCGGCTGGGCCGCGTCGCCACGCCGCACCGGATCCTCGACCCGGCCGCCGGTCCGCTGATCGGCGTCATGCTGCACGTGCTCACGCGCAAGACGCTCGGCGGCATCCAGACGGACCTGGACTCCCGGGCGCTGGGCCGGGACGGGCGGCCGGTCGAGGGGTTGTTCGCGGCGGGGGAGGTGGCCGGGTTCGGCGGCGGCGGGGTACACGGGTACAACGCGCTGGAAGGCACGTTCCTCGGGGGCTGCCTGTTCTCCGGCCGCCAGGCCGGCCGCGCCGCCGCCGGTTGA
- a CDS encoding DNA-3-methyladenine glycosylase family protein — protein sequence MTTHGFTLTTAGPFDFDASLRFVEDWPATSVLPSDGQALRFAYCAETDWLPIGVTVTGVPGGVAVATTRAAGPGIRGEVARILSLDVDGAGFAKLGEVDPVLGDLQRRRPGLRPVCFWSPWEAACWAVIVQRSSMLIASRLKQRIAERYGARVTVDGHTYAAFPPPVTLLEADGLGLPAQKEEWVRGLARAALDGLLTAEHLRSLAPEEALAELRELPGVGPFSAGLILIRGAGAPDAFPGDEPRLFAILREAYGLPEDAPPAAYRRLADTWRPYRSWASFLFRASAYGVMDDRD from the coding sequence ATGACCACGCACGGATTCACGCTCACCACCGCAGGCCCGTTCGACTTCGACGCCTCCCTGCGGTTCGTCGAGGACTGGCCGGCCACCAGCGTGCTGCCCTCAGACGGGCAGGCCCTGCGCTTCGCCTACTGCGCGGAGACCGACTGGCTGCCGATCGGCGTGACCGTCACGGGCGTGCCGGGCGGGGTCGCCGTGGCCACGACGCGGGCCGCGGGCCCCGGGATCCGGGGCGAGGTGGCGCGGATCCTCTCCCTGGACGTCGACGGCGCCGGCTTCGCCAAGCTGGGAGAGGTGGATCCGGTGCTCGGCGACCTGCAGCGACGCCGTCCCGGCCTGCGGCCCGTGTGCTTCTGGAGCCCGTGGGAGGCGGCGTGCTGGGCGGTGATCGTGCAACGTTCGTCGATGCTCATCGCCTCCCGCCTCAAGCAGCGCATCGCCGAGCGGTACGGCGCCCGGGTGACCGTGGACGGGCACACCTACGCGGCTTTCCCTCCGCCTGTGACGCTGCTGGAGGCGGACGGCCTGGGTCTGCCCGCGCAGAAGGAGGAGTGGGTGCGCGGCCTGGCCCGTGCCGCGCTCGACGGCCTGCTGACCGCGGAGCACCTGCGCTCGCTCGCCCCGGAGGAGGCGCTGGCCGAGCTGCGTGAGCTGCCTGGCGTGGGCCCGTTCTCCGCGGGCCTGATCCTGATCCGCGGCGCCGGCGCGCCCGACGCGTTCCCCGGCGACGAGCCGCGCCTGTTCGCGATCCTGCGCGAGGCGTACGGCTTGCCGGAGGACGCGCCGCCGGCCGCCTACCGGAGGCTGGCCGACACGTGGCGGCCTTACCGTTCCTGGGCTTCTTTCCTGTTCCGGGCGTCGGCGTACGGCGTCATGGACGACCGCGACTGA
- a CDS encoding CoA-binding protein gives MDSRYADQKVIQHLLGQAQTWAFVGLGNHPRRTAYEQARLLQSRGRRIIPVHPAAETVLGEPGYASLSEVPEKVDVVAVYRRSEYAGESVDEAIAVGAGAVWLPLDVIDVAAARRAREAGLDVVMNRCPGVEWALRRPL, from the coding sequence ATGGACAGTCGTTACGCGGACCAGAAGGTCATCCAGCACCTGCTCGGCCAGGCACAGACGTGGGCCTTCGTGGGCCTCGGCAACCACCCGCGGCGTACGGCGTACGAGCAGGCGCGCCTGCTCCAGTCGCGAGGCAGGCGGATCATCCCCGTCCACCCCGCCGCCGAGACCGTGCTGGGCGAGCCGGGATACGCCTCGCTGTCCGAGGTGCCGGAGAAAGTGGACGTCGTCGCCGTGTACCGGCGTTCCGAGTACGCGGGCGAGTCCGTGGACGAGGCGATCGCCGTGGGCGCCGGGGCGGTTTGGCTGCCCCTTGACGTGATCGACGTGGCCGCGGCCCGGCGTGCTCGGGAGGCCGGTCTCGACGTCGTCATGAATCGTTGCCCAGGTGTCGAATGGGCCTTGCGCCGGCCTTTGTAA
- a CDS encoding alpha/beta fold hydrolase: MTTFVLIPGMCHGGWCFEPLTEQLRRHGHRVHPLTLTGLSERSHLLHGGLNLETHIQDVTGVLAAENIENAVLAGHSYGGMVISGVAGRMPDRVDSLVYLDAVVPQPGDSMWSLVSDRERQWYLDVVETGEAVRPLPFFDPRATPHPLASLLQPLAITADTTRVRRNVYVYAAGWAEQSPFTGTYQRLREDPSWTTYALGSGHNLMRDAPQDLLKILLEVSESG; encoded by the coding sequence GTGACCACCTTTGTTCTGATTCCCGGCATGTGTCATGGCGGCTGGTGCTTCGAGCCGCTCACCGAACAACTGCGCCGCCACGGGCACCGCGTCCACCCGCTGACCTTGACCGGGCTCAGCGAGCGCAGCCACCTGCTGCACGGCGGACTGAACCTGGAGACCCACATCCAGGACGTCACCGGCGTGCTGGCGGCCGAGAACATCGAGAACGCGGTGCTGGCCGGCCACAGCTACGGCGGGATGGTGATCAGCGGGGTCGCCGGCCGCATGCCGGACCGGGTGGACTCGCTGGTCTACCTGGACGCCGTCGTGCCGCAGCCCGGCGATTCCATGTGGAGCCTGGTCTCCGACCGGGAGCGGCAGTGGTACCTGGACGTGGTGGAGACCGGCGAGGCCGTGCGTCCCCTGCCCTTCTTCGACCCGCGGGCCACGCCCCACCCGCTCGCCTCACTCCTCCAACCGCTCGCGATCACCGCGGACACGACGCGGGTGCGGCGCAACGTCTACGTGTACGCGGCAGGCTGGGCGGAGCAATCGCCGTTCACCGGCACGTACCAGCGGCTGCGCGAGGATCCCTCATGGACCACGTACGCGCTGGGCAGCGGGCACAACCTCATGCGGGACGCCCCGCAGGACCTGCTGAAGATCCTGCTGGAGGTCAGTGAATCCGGCTGA
- a CDS encoding YbfB/YjiJ family MFS transporter, whose protein sequence is MTPARRTTALWQALRLALGTASALGLARFAYGLLVPAMRDDLHWSLAEAGVMSAANGLGYLLGALVTPVVQRRLGTAGAFRWGMVLTALALGATAAGGDHLALLIARAVAGAAGALVFIAGGVIAARIATEISSGLPITVYFAGTGLGIVVSSATIPALGARWQLAWLGLSAAAALATLVSWSAADTCEGKEAKAATAGRAQIRPVWRTALAYLLFAAGYITYITYLSAYLADRHVPVAQVTLTWAVLGLAVVAAPWLWSRPITLWPGDRTLAALLAVLAGGAALALASSALPVILASAAVYGATFMAVPAAVTALIKNGTSPADWTATLAAFTTLFAAGQTAGPWIAGILADHTSADAALAWTAALCALAAAIAATSGRAAPFPGPVTRERERQ, encoded by the coding sequence ATGACCCCGGCCCGCAGGACGACGGCGCTGTGGCAGGCGCTGCGCCTGGCTCTCGGCACCGCGTCGGCGCTCGGGCTCGCGCGCTTCGCGTACGGACTGCTCGTCCCGGCCATGCGGGACGACCTGCACTGGAGCCTGGCCGAAGCCGGGGTGATGAGCGCCGCCAACGGGCTCGGCTACCTCCTCGGCGCGCTGGTGACTCCGGTCGTCCAGCGCCGGCTGGGCACCGCGGGCGCCTTCCGCTGGGGGATGGTCCTCACCGCGCTGGCACTCGGCGCCACAGCGGCCGGCGGTGACCACCTGGCGCTGCTGATCGCGCGGGCCGTCGCCGGGGCGGCGGGGGCGTTGGTGTTCATCGCCGGAGGTGTGATCGCGGCGCGCATCGCGACCGAGATCTCCTCCGGCCTGCCCATCACCGTCTACTTCGCCGGCACCGGGCTGGGCATCGTCGTCAGCAGCGCGACCATCCCGGCGCTGGGGGCGCGCTGGCAGCTCGCCTGGCTCGGCCTCAGTGCCGCCGCCGCGCTGGCGACGCTGGTCAGTTGGTCCGCGGCAGACACCTGCGAGGGCAAGGAGGCGAAGGCCGCCACCGCCGGCCGGGCACAGATACGCCCGGTCTGGCGGACCGCACTGGCCTATCTGCTGTTCGCCGCCGGCTACATCACCTACATCACGTACCTGTCCGCCTATCTGGCGGACCGGCACGTGCCGGTCGCGCAGGTGACGCTGACCTGGGCGGTCCTGGGGCTGGCCGTCGTGGCGGCGCCGTGGCTGTGGAGCCGTCCCATCACCCTCTGGCCCGGCGACAGAACCCTTGCCGCGCTGCTCGCCGTCCTCGCCGGTGGAGCGGCGCTGGCCCTGGCATCCTCGGCGCTGCCGGTCATCCTCGCCTCCGCGGCCGTGTACGGGGCGACGTTCATGGCCGTTCCCGCCGCCGTGACCGCGCTCATCAAGAACGGCACGTCGCCCGCCGACTGGACGGCCACACTGGCGGCCTTCACCACCTTGTTCGCCGCCGGCCAGACCGCCGGGCCCTGGATCGCCGGCATCCTCGCCGATCACACCTCGGCCGACGCCGCCCTCGCCTGGACGGCGGCCCTGTGCGCGCTGGCGGCCGCGATCGCCGCCACCTCAGGCCGTGCGGCTCCCTTCCCCGGCCCGGTTACGAGAGAAAGAGAACGGCAGTGA
- a CDS encoding alpha/beta hydrolase family protein — protein sequence MTDPLATDPPRDPRHPAVTPALTFDSGGASLPGVLHVPAGKGPHPVVVLLHGFPGNERNFDLAQVLRRAGYASLVFHYRGSWGAGGSWSWSHVLQDTAAVVAGLRDEDLAAAHRLDPRRVMLIGHSLGGFAALMTAAAQPSVAAVASVAGFDFGTVAALCRADPSLRKGYVEAFAGELGPLRGTSGEALVAEVEAAGDSWRLAGLAPLLADRPVLLIGTSLDTVTPHEVHHEPLVAAYQAQPIKRLEHHVFATDHALSDHRVTLARTILSFLSRCP from the coding sequence ATGACCGACCCGCTTGCCACCGACCCTCCGCGCGACCCCCGCCATCCAGCCGTCACACCCGCGCTCACCTTCGACAGCGGCGGCGCGAGCCTGCCGGGTGTCCTGCACGTCCCGGCAGGCAAAGGACCGCACCCGGTCGTCGTGCTGCTGCACGGCTTCCCCGGCAACGAACGCAACTTCGATCTCGCACAGGTTCTGCGCCGTGCGGGCTATGCGTCCTTGGTGTTCCACTATCGCGGCTCGTGGGGTGCCGGGGGTTCGTGGTCGTGGAGCCACGTGCTCCAGGACACGGCGGCGGTCGTGGCCGGCCTGCGTGACGAGGACCTCGCGGCCGCGCACCGCCTCGATCCCCGGCGGGTGATGTTGATCGGCCACAGTCTGGGCGGCTTCGCCGCGCTCATGACCGCGGCGGCGCAGCCGTCCGTCGCTGCGGTCGCCTCGGTGGCCGGGTTCGACTTCGGTACGGTGGCGGCGCTCTGCCGGGCTGACCCGAGCCTGCGGAAGGGCTATGTCGAGGCGTTCGCCGGGGAGCTCGGCCCGCTTCGGGGCACCAGCGGGGAGGCGCTGGTCGCCGAGGTGGAGGCGGCCGGCGACTCGTGGCGGCTGGCCGGGCTCGCGCCGCTGCTGGCGGACCGCCCGGTGCTGCTCATCGGCACCAGCCTCGACACCGTCACCCCGCACGAGGTGCATCACGAACCGCTCGTCGCGGCGTACCAGGCACAGCCCATCAAGCGGCTCGAGCACCATGTCTTCGCGACGGACCATGCCTTGTCGGACCACCGCGTGACGCTGGCCCGTACGATCTTGAGCTTCCTGTCGCGGTGCCCATGA
- a CDS encoding TetR/AcrR family transcriptional regulator, translating to MPVAKGSTIDPARTRAAILEAATPVLYERGLDGIGVAELCARLGVSKETLYRHFGTKDGLVQAVLEARSERLTGWLAEAVAAAGDDPHDQLAAVFDALQQWYGRPAFRGCAMVNASAQHHDETVRALTARHLDRYLDLLTGIAARAGATEPDALGRQLLMLVEGATVVAVHHRTADTARQARDAALTLLTAASAPS from the coding sequence ATGCCAGTCGCCAAAGGCTCGACGATCGACCCGGCGCGCACCCGCGCCGCCATTCTCGAAGCGGCCACCCCGGTGCTGTACGAACGCGGACTCGACGGCATCGGCGTCGCCGAGCTGTGCGCCCGTCTCGGAGTGTCCAAGGAAACGCTCTACCGGCACTTCGGCACCAAGGACGGCCTCGTCCAGGCCGTGCTGGAGGCGCGCAGCGAGCGGCTGACCGGCTGGCTGGCCGAGGCCGTCGCGGCGGCCGGAGACGACCCCCACGACCAGCTGGCCGCCGTCTTCGACGCCCTCCAGCAGTGGTACGGCAGGCCCGCCTTCCGCGGCTGCGCCATGGTGAACGCGTCCGCCCAGCACCACGACGAGACCGTGCGCGCCCTCACCGCACGGCACCTGGATCGCTACCTCGATCTTCTCACCGGCATCGCCGCCCGCGCCGGAGCCACCGAGCCCGATGCCCTGGGCCGCCAGCTGCTCATGCTGGTCGAGGGCGCGACCGTCGTCGCCGTACACCACCGCACGGCCGACACGGCCCGGCAGGCCCGCGACGCCGCCCTCACCCTGCTGACCGCCGCCTCCGCCCCGTCCTGA
- a CDS encoding maleylpyruvate isomerase family mycothiol-dependent enzyme: protein MTDIFDDLAAEYRQLDAVLESLTLDQWAHPSAAAGWTVSDVVLHLAQTEEAVTGPSITDATALLPSAETTVDGLADEMVAAERGMPPADLLARWRKSAFATPDALRAHPPGTRLSWVRTPLSPRTLATTRIAEHWAHALDITVPLGIVYPDTARLRHVAWLAHRTLPYAFAVAGLPDAPVFCDLTAPDGTRWTFGDPDAPNRITGLASEFCRVGARRLTPEQTGLTAEGPRAADALRAVRNYAA, encoded by the coding sequence ATGACGGACATCTTCGATGATCTGGCTGCGGAATACCGCCAGCTGGACGCGGTATTGGAGTCCTTGACCCTGGATCAGTGGGCTCACCCCTCCGCGGCCGCGGGCTGGACCGTCTCCGACGTCGTCCTGCACCTCGCCCAGACCGAAGAAGCGGTCACCGGCCCGTCCATCACGGACGCGACAGCCCTTCTGCCCTCTGCGGAAACCACCGTGGACGGCCTGGCCGACGAGATGGTCGCCGCCGAACGCGGGATGCCGCCGGCCGACCTGCTGGCCCGCTGGCGCAAGAGCGCCTTCGCCACTCCTGACGCGCTGCGGGCCCATCCACCGGGCACCCGTCTCTCCTGGGTCAGGACTCCGCTGTCCCCCCGCACCCTGGCCACGACCAGGATCGCCGAGCACTGGGCGCACGCCCTGGACATCACGGTCCCGCTGGGCATCGTGTACCCCGACACGGCCCGGCTGCGCCATGTGGCCTGGCTGGCCCACCGTACGCTGCCGTACGCCTTCGCCGTCGCCGGGCTCCCCGACGCCCCGGTGTTCTGCGATCTCACCGCACCGGACGGAACCCGCTGGACCTTCGGCGACCCGGACGCCCCGAACCGGATCACCGGCCTGGCCTCGGAGTTCTGCCGGGTCGGCGCTCGCCGGCTCACGCCCGAGCAGACCGGCCTCACCGCCGAGGGGCCGCGCGCCGCTGACGCCCTGCGCGCCGTCCGCAACTACGCCGCCTGA
- a CDS encoding trypsin-like serine peptidase yields the protein MHRRVALLSALALTLAGALVPASAAQASASTGLDPRRPVGWSGADSWSERRTVLSYWTPQRMLAAEALGAPVPRRTSQWDDPSQGTPWATRGAASTTTRRTPWTTQGAAWSVRGVAAQQQTLVPNSPGLRWTDGDAVVRTVGRVFFTTAEGRNSACSGTAVTSANESVVITAGHCVKLNGAAHRNWVFVPGFDNGRRPFGTWVATRLLTTQQWNAREDINFDVAAVVVAPLQGRTLTDVVGGQGVAFNQPRRRQMYSFGYPAAAPFDGSRLIYCSGRAIDDTVMTSDLGLRCNMTGGSSGGPWFQGFDESTGQGWLNSVNSFKYNFAPNFMFGPFFGNEAMAVYQAAQNTNAL from the coding sequence ATGCACCGCAGAGTCGCCCTGCTCTCCGCCCTCGCGCTCACCCTGGCAGGCGCCCTGGTCCCCGCGAGCGCCGCCCAGGCCAGTGCCTCGACCGGCCTCGACCCCAGGCGGCCCGTCGGATGGTCCGGCGCCGACTCCTGGTCAGAACGCAGGACCGTCCTGTCGTACTGGACGCCGCAACGCATGCTGGCGGCGGAGGCTCTGGGTGCGCCCGTCCCGCGACGCACCAGCCAGTGGGACGACCCGTCCCAGGGCACCCCGTGGGCCACCCGCGGCGCCGCGTCGACGACGACCCGGCGCACCCCGTGGACCACCCAGGGCGCCGCCTGGTCGGTCCGTGGCGTCGCGGCCCAGCAGCAGACCCTGGTGCCCAACAGCCCCGGGCTGCGGTGGACCGACGGGGACGCGGTCGTGCGCACCGTCGGCCGGGTGTTCTTCACCACGGCGGAAGGCCGAAACTCCGCATGCTCCGGCACGGCCGTGACCAGCGCCAACGAGAGCGTGGTGATCACGGCGGGGCACTGCGTGAAGCTGAACGGCGCCGCGCACCGCAACTGGGTGTTCGTCCCGGGCTTCGACAACGGCCGGCGCCCGTTCGGCACCTGGGTCGCCACCCGACTGCTGACCACCCAGCAGTGGAACGCCCGAGAGGACATCAACTTCGACGTCGCCGCGGTCGTGGTGGCGCCGCTGCAGGGGCGGACGCTGACTGACGTCGTGGGCGGGCAGGGTGTGGCGTTCAACCAGCCCAGGCGGCGGCAGATGTACTCCTTCGGCTACCCGGCGGCGGCGCCGTTCGACGGCTCACGGCTGATCTACTGCAGCGGGCGCGCGATCGACGACACCGTCATGACCAGCGACCTGGGGTTGCGCTGCAACATGACCGGCGGGTCCAGCGGCGGACCCTGGTTCCAGGGCTTCGACGAGTCCACCGGTCAGGGCTGGCTGAACTCGGTCAACAGCTTCAAGTACAACTTCGCGCCGAACTTCATGTTCGGCCCCTTCTTCGGGAACGAGGCCATGGCCGTCTATCAGGCCGCGCAGAACACCAACGCGCTGTGA
- a CDS encoding flavin reductase family protein, with product MNAAHVAIEPAILYFGTPVVLLSTENDDGSANLAPISSAWALGQVIVLGLGAEGQTAFNLARRPELVINLPAPHQWAAVERLAPLTGRHPVPATKPHGCRFEPDKFGAAGLRAEPSDTVRPPRVAECPLQLEARAERVRPGVAGGFVIAEAVVGKVHADPRIVVPGTHHVDPAAWSPLIYNFRHYFGLGPELGHSYRSQTPRG from the coding sequence ATGAACGCAGCTCATGTGGCCATCGAGCCCGCCATCCTGTACTTCGGCACCCCGGTCGTGCTGCTGTCGACCGAGAACGACGACGGATCGGCCAATCTCGCCCCGATCTCCTCGGCGTGGGCGCTCGGCCAGGTGATCGTGCTCGGGCTGGGCGCGGAGGGCCAGACCGCGTTCAACCTCGCGCGCCGCCCCGAGCTGGTGATCAACCTGCCCGCGCCGCACCAGTGGGCGGCGGTCGAGCGGCTGGCGCCCCTCACCGGCCGCCATCCCGTGCCCGCGACCAAGCCGCACGGCTGCCGCTTCGAGCCGGACAAGTTCGGCGCGGCCGGGTTGCGCGCCGAGCCGTCCGACACCGTACGGCCGCCGCGGGTCGCCGAGTGCCCCCTCCAACTGGAGGCCCGCGCCGAACGGGTACGGCCGGGCGTCGCGGGCGGGTTCGTCATCGCCGAGGCCGTCGTCGGCAAGGTCCACGCGGACCCGCGCATCGTCGTGCCCGGCACCCACCACGTGGACCCGGCCGCCTGGAGCCCGCTCATCTACAACTTCCGCCACTACTTCGGGCTCGGCCCGGAACTCGGCCACTCCTACCGCAGCCAGACGCCCCGGGGATGA
- a CDS encoding LacI family DNA-binding transcriptional regulator, translated as MTATQEPTASDGPPAQPLTIAQLAELAGVSTATVSKVVNGRSEVAPETRAAIERLIREHGYRRQRRRVSPAPLIELVFHALEGDYPIEIIKGVEQVAREHHLAVVVSELQHRHVPGRGWIQDVLGRRPTGVIAVFSSLTDEQRDQLATRGIPLVMLDPSGDPGQRVPSVGASNWSGGLWATRHLLELGHRRIGIITGPDYALSSRARLDGYRAALDTAGVPVDPDLICPGDYLVEGGLAQAHRLLRLPDPPTAIFTCNDGEAMGVYRAAYDLGLRIPDELSVIGFDDLPPMRWTIPPLTTIRQPLTEMAAAAATMLMTLARGEPLAQSRVELGTELVVRGSTAPPAR; from the coding sequence ATGACCGCGACCCAGGAGCCGACGGCATCCGACGGCCCCCCTGCCCAGCCGCTGACCATCGCGCAGCTGGCCGAGCTTGCCGGGGTGTCGACGGCGACGGTCTCCAAAGTGGTCAACGGCCGGTCGGAGGTGGCGCCGGAGACCCGCGCCGCCATCGAGCGCCTCATCCGCGAGCACGGCTACCGCAGGCAGCGGCGGCGCGTCAGCCCGGCCCCCCTGATCGAGCTGGTCTTCCACGCGCTGGAGGGCGACTACCCGATAGAGATCATCAAGGGCGTCGAGCAGGTGGCGCGCGAGCACCACCTGGCCGTGGTGGTGTCGGAGCTGCAACACCGCCACGTTCCCGGCCGCGGCTGGATCCAAGACGTGCTGGGCCGCCGCCCGACCGGGGTGATCGCCGTGTTCTCCAGCCTGACCGACGAGCAGCGCGACCAGCTCGCCACCCGGGGCATCCCCCTCGTGATGCTCGACCCCAGCGGGGACCCGGGCCAGCGCGTGCCGTCGGTGGGCGCGAGCAACTGGAGCGGCGGGCTCTGGGCCACCCGCCACCTGCTGGAGCTCGGGCACCGCCGCATCGGGATCATCACCGGCCCCGACTACGCCTTGTCCAGCCGGGCCAGGCTGGACGGCTACCGGGCCGCGCTGGACACCGCCGGCGTGCCCGTCGACCCGGACCTGATCTGCCCGGGCGACTACCTCGTCGAGGGCGGCCTGGCGCAGGCCCACCGGCTGCTGCGCCTGCCCGACCCGCCGACCGCCATCTTCACCTGCAACGACGGCGAGGCCATGGGGGTCTACCGGGCGGCCTATGACCTGGGGCTGCGCATCCCCGACGAGCTGAGCGTGATCGGCTTCGACGACCTGCCTCCGATGCGGTGGACCATCCCTCCGCTGACCACCATCCGCCAGCCACTCACCGAGATGGCCGCCGCGGCCGCCACCATGCTGATGACCCTCGCCCGAGGAGAGCCGCTGGCGCAGAGCCGGGTCGAGCTCGGCACCGAACTGGTCGTCCGGGGCAGCACCGCACCTCCCGCCCGCTGA